The genome window CCTTGAGGCCGCCAGGGAAATAGCTTATCAGCTTAGGCTTAGGAATATAGGCGGTCTCATCATCATTGATTTTATAGACATGGAGAACCCTGCAAGCAGGGAGGAGGTCTTTAAGACCCTTAAGGAGGCCCTTAAAAAAGACAAGAGCAAGGCCAATATATTGAGGATGTCCGAGCTAGGCCTCATCCAGATGACAAGAAAGAGAAACAGGGAAGACCTCAATAGCATCTTATGCGAACCGTGTTTTTATTGCGAAGGCATGGGCTATCTTAAGGCCAAGAGAACCATCTGTTATGAGATATTCCGTTTAATCCAGCGAAAATCAAGGCAATCCAAGTCAAACAAGATAGAAATAGCTGTGCATCCAGCTATCGCCGATATGCTCTTAAAAGAAGAGAGTCAACATGTTACAACACTTGAGAAATATACTGGTCATGAGATAATCGTTGTCTCAAAATCTGCATTTCATCTTGAGCAATATGAAATAACATACTTATAATCCGACCACTTTTTAAAGCGAGGTAACGATGACATTTAAACCTGGTTCGCTCCCTCTCCTCATAGGAAGCCTGCCGCTTACAGATCACGCTGAGGCGACGGAGCTGATGATGAAATATACACCTGAAATCCCACTCTGGGTGCAGCTTCCGTGCCATCCCAACGAGAGGTTGCTGAGTCAATTCTCGGAAGGTCTTCCAGGTATAAGGGGCGAAGGAGATAATATATATTTCGAAACGAGCGGACCCGACTTTGAAAAGGATCTCGTGACCTTTTATGAAAAATATCTGGCAGTTACAGAGGGCATTGCACCGCTTGAAGGGTCGATCTTTGCCTTTTCAGAGACGACCGGCAAGGGACTCAATGCCCTTCTTGCGGCACTTCGAAAGATCGAGACTAGACCTCTGGCCTTGAAGGGTCAGATCACTGGGCCGTTCACTATGCTCATAGGGCTCAAAGACAGCTCGGGCCGTGCCGTCTATTTCAACCCAACCCTTAGGGAAGCAGTGGTAAAGGCCTTGGGCCTCAAGGCTGCTTATCAAGTCCATATACTAAAGACCGAGGTCGAGCGGGTGATCATCTTCCTTGACGAACCTGCACTGGCAGGCTTTGGTTCATCCGCCCTGATCGGTATACCAAGGGATGATGTGGCGTCGGACCTCAAAGAGGTGATCTCAGCGGTCCACCAGGCGGGCGGTCTGGCCGGAATTCATGTCTGCGCCAATACCGACTGGCCGCTGGTGCTCTCCTTGCCTATAGATATCTTGAGCTTCGATGCATTTGGTTATCTTGACCGCATCCTCCTGTTTAAAAACGAACTGATGAATTTTCTCAAAAGGGGTGGGGTTATAGCTTGGGGTCTTGTGCCAACGCTAAATGAAGAAGATCTAAGGAATGCCGATACAGACGGATTACTTCTACGCTGGCAAGAATGCGTAGACGGACTCGGGGCCGACAGCTCATTGATCCTCTCACAAGGCCTCATCACACCAAGCTGCGGGACAGGGCTTCTGCCATTGGACCTGGCCGTTAAGGCAATGGCACTTACCCGTAATCTCTCCATGAACATAAGATGCTGATACTGGCGGGCGACATAGGTGGCACCAATGGTAGGCTTGCCATCTTCAGAGACGATATAATACTTTTTGAGCGCAGCTATCCATCTACTGCTGTCGATTCACTTGCCCAATGTCTGACCGCCTTTCTTCGAGACGCCGAGAGCATACTCGGTCCGTTAAAGATCAAGATAAAAGGGGCATGTCTAGCTGTTGCAGGTGTTGTCGACAAGGAAAAAGGCGAGGCTTCCACCATTAATCTGCCGTGGACTATAACCAGCCTGGAGATGTCTCACATACTAAACATCCCTAATCAGATGGTCATGCTTATAAACGACATCGAGGCCGCTGCCTTCGGGGTCATGTCGCTCGGCTCGCACCAGATGGTGAAGATCGGTGGTCTTGAGGCTACAGACCGTGGGCCCAAGGCGGTAATCGGTGCAGGGACAGGTCTTGGCGAGGCATTAATTGTCCCATTGGATGATATGAGGTTCAAGATACTGGCGACTGAGGGAGGGCATGTCGATTTTGCACCAAATAGCCCTATTGAGATTGAACTCTTAGAAAGTCTTGCTAAAAAATTCGGCCATGTAAGCGTCGAAAGGGTGCTCTCAGGACCCGGCCTTATGAATATCTACGGCTTTTTGGCAGACAAAAACGGCGTCAACCCATCATATCACAACCCTGCCGAGATAACTGCATCCGCCATGGCAAACAAGGACGGACTCTGCACAAGGGCGCTTGAAATATTCTGTTCGATATACGGTGCAGAAGCAGGAAACTTGGCGTTAAAGTGCCTTGCTTCAGGCGGTGTATATATAACGGGCGGGATAGCACCTGCAATCCTCCCTTTTCTGATCAGATCCGACTTCAGAAAGACCTTTGAGACCAAAGGGCGTCTGACATGGCTGCTGCAAAAGATCCCTGTCTTCGTGGTCATGGAGCAAAAATTGGGGCTTATTGGGGCACAAAGGGCTATCCGAGAATATCCTTTGCCCATTTGAGCACATGTGTCACCCTCTGAGCAGCCACATCCAAGGCCTCTTCATGGGTAAACCAACGGTATTCGTCGTGTTCAGGCCTTCCGATCATAGAGTTAAGCGGAAGGTCTACCGTAATACTCTTTGTCTCGGCAATGTAGTAACGAGCCACCTTGCCGTTATTATACGGCTCCGTCTCCCGATAGTCATAGCCCCAACGGAATTCCAGATCTTTTATGGTGGTTTCCTCCTCCACCTCACGTATCGCAGCTGCCACAGGCTCTTCCCCTGGCTCCACAATGCCCTTCGGGAAGTCCCAATACTTGTAAGCCCGAAGCATGAGATATTTCCAGATGCCTTCTTCCCTCCTTACCACCACAACGCCTGCCGAAAGGGTCTTTACCTGCATATCATCCTCCGTCAAATGATTTTTATAAAAGGCCCTATTGCCCCGAGATCCAGAAACTCCTGCATCATTTTGCAAGAATTATATTATTATTATAAAATCAAATCGATAAGTCATGACCAAAAAAAATAGCGATCCGCAAGGCGAACAAAAAATTGGTCACAAAAAGAAGAGGAAATTTAAATGCCATGCCTGCGGCAGAGAACTACTATTTTGCTGGAACTGCCCTTGTGGCTTTGAGATCTGTAATGACTGTCTCAAAGAAAACATGTGGGGCATGAGCAATGGTGTCACCTGGATCTGCCCCGACTGCGGCAGAATAAGGGGTTTTTAATCAGGCTAAGGCCTCGACTTCATCTATCATTTCATCTATTACGCCCAAGCCTTTGCGCCAGAATGCAGGGTCACGTATGTCAACCCCGAATGGCTCAAGGAGTTCGTACGGGCTCTTACTGCCGCCAGAGGCCAAGAGTTCCAGATAGCGATCGACAAAGCCAGGAAACCCATCTTCATAAAGCGCATAGAGCGACAAGACAAGCAGCTCTCCAAATGCATAGGCGTATACATAGCCAGGCGCATGGAGAAAATGCCCTATATAAGACCACCAGAGCCCGTAATCATCGGTCAGGACAAGGCCATCCTGAAACATCTCGCGTTGGGTCTTGAGCCAAAGGGTACAAAAATCTTCCAGAGACAGCTCACCGGCCTTCCGCCTGTGATTATGGATGGCGTCTTCAAAGCGGTTCATGGCAATCTGGCGAAAGACGGTTGCAAATATAGATTCTATCTTAGAACACACGAGGCCGAGACGTTCGTCGCGGGCCGATATCTTCTTCATCATATCTTTGAAAACCAGCATCTCGCCGAATACTGATGCAGTCTCAGCAAGCACAAGGGGTGTCCGGCTGTTAAAAAAACCAACCTGGCCAGCCAGTACCTGATGCACGCCATGGCCAAGTTCGTGCGCAACGGTCTCGACGTCCCGCAAATTTCCCGAATAATTAACAAGCACATAGGGATGTGCATCTGGTACGGTTGGGTGCGCAAACGCCCCGCCGATCTTCCCTGAAACAATAGGGGCATGTATCCATCCCTCGTCAAAAAAACGCCTTGCCAACCTCAATATATCTGAGGAAAAACGGCCGAAGGCCTCAAGTACTATATCCTTACATCCTGACCAAGATATCTCGCTGCGAGGCAGTGCGGCCACCGGGGCGTACCTGTCATAATCATACAGTACCTCGAGCCCAAGGAGCGAACGTTTTATTTTATAATAGCGGCTGACCAGGTCGTAGCGGCCGATTACCGCCTCGACAAGGGCACCTACAGTCTCAGCATCTATCTCGTTGGCCAGGTTCATGGAACTTATCCAGTCGGGATATCGGCGCAGCCTGTCTTCTATCATCTTATCCGCAAGGATCGTATTAAATATGTGAACAATTACATGACATTCATCCCTAAGGCCTTCTGTAAACTCGGCTGCAGCGTCTTTACGTTTACCGCGTTCCGGCGAGTAAAGGTCGGCAAGCACCTCCTCCTGCGTGCGGCCATTCTTACCGAAACGCTTGAAGGCGAGGACCTTGTCAAAGAGCTTCGTCCAAGCAGAACGGCCTGCAGGACTGATGTCTACGAGGAGACGTTCCTCGGTTTCGGAAAGCAGATGGGGCCTGTAGCGTCTGGCCGATTTCAGATAATGCCGATAATGTTGAAGCGTCTTGTAAGAGAGTAGGAGATCCGCCTTCTCGTCCGGGGTATTCGCCCATTCGATATCAAAGAAGACGACCTCTCTAGAGATACTGCTTGAAAACTCCGTTATCCTTTGGAGAAAGGCGCCGGCTTCCGGGTCATTTACGCGCGTTGCAAAGACAAGCTGTGCAAAGGCCTCAAGACGGGCGACGGCCACCGCAAGCCCTTCCATCTCTTTGATGGCCCCATAGAGCCCTTCAGCGGATAATTCCGCCACCTTACCTGCGTATCTTCTGGCAAGGTCAACGGCCAACGCGCCTGCCTTGTCCATGTCTTTCTTTATCCTGGGATCGCCGAGGCCGGTATAGAGGCAATCGAGGTCCCATATGACATCAGATACATTCAGTCCTTTTGGGCTATCCATATCAACATCTCCATCTCGAAGCATCCAGGGATCTTATGGAATAGAATGAAAAAAAGAAATAGACAGGCGGACTATAACTGACCGGTGTCCCCATGGGGAAGGAAGGCATATTTATACGCGCCGCCGCTCTCAATGCGCACCCATCCCCCTTTTGCCAAGGCCCACCACTGCCCGCCGTCAAATTTTGCAGCAAGCGCCCCATGATAAGCCATCATCCTACGCACTTCTTCTATTGTATATGGATTTTTGGCCATCCCGTTTACTCGAGCATCTTTACAGGCAACCATCAAGGCGGAGCTTAGGATGACAAAGATGATCCAAAAAAATCTAACGACCGACATGCGGTCAAGGTTCAAAAAACGATAAGACATGGAGGTCTATTTAAAGGATTGATGGCCATAAGTCAAGAAAAAAATCCCTTTTCACAGGCTATTCCCATTCCCATACGCCGCTAGCCAGATAGGACTCAACCTGAATGGAATCTCAGACACATGAGAGTGAGGATACCAAATCAGGCCTGATGATTTGTAATAAATTGAGAAAA of Dissulfurimicrobium hydrothermale contains these proteins:
- a CDS encoding uroporphyrinogen decarboxylase/cobalamine-independent methonine synthase family protein, whose translation is MTFKPGSLPLLIGSLPLTDHAEATELMMKYTPEIPLWVQLPCHPNERLLSQFSEGLPGIRGEGDNIYFETSGPDFEKDLVTFYEKYLAVTEGIAPLEGSIFAFSETTGKGLNALLAALRKIETRPLALKGQITGPFTMLIGLKDSSGRAVYFNPTLREAVVKALGLKAAYQVHILKTEVERVIIFLDEPALAGFGSSALIGIPRDDVASDLKEVISAVHQAGGLAGIHVCANTDWPLVLSLPIDILSFDAFGYLDRILLFKNELMNFLKRGGVIAWGLVPTLNEEDLRNADTDGLLLRWQECVDGLGADSSLILSQGLITPSCGTGLLPLDLAVKAMALTRNLSMNIRC
- the glk gene encoding glucokinase, yielding MLILAGDIGGTNGRLAIFRDDIILFERSYPSTAVDSLAQCLTAFLRDAESILGPLKIKIKGACLAVAGVVDKEKGEASTINLPWTITSLEMSHILNIPNQMVMLINDIEAAAFGVMSLGSHQMVKIGGLEATDRGPKAVIGAGTGLGEALIVPLDDMRFKILATEGGHVDFAPNSPIEIELLESLAKKFGHVSVERVLSGPGLMNIYGFLADKNGVNPSYHNPAEITASAMANKDGLCTRALEIFCSIYGAEAGNLALKCLASGGVYITGGIAPAILPFLIRSDFRKTFETKGRLTWLLQKIPVFVVMEQKLGLIGAQRAIREYPLPI
- a CDS encoding NUDIX domain-containing protein, with the translated sequence MQVKTLSAGVVVVRREEGIWKYLMLRAYKYWDFPKGIVEPGEEPVAAAIREVEEETTIKDLEFRWGYDYRETEPYNNGKVARYYIAETKSITVDLPLNSMIGRPEHDEYRWFTHEEALDVAAQRVTHVLKWAKDILG
- a CDS encoding M3 family oligoendopeptidase, producing MDSPKGLNVSDVIWDLDCLYTGLGDPRIKKDMDKAGALAVDLARRYAGKVAELSAEGLYGAIKEMEGLAVAVARLEAFAQLVFATRVNDPEAGAFLQRITEFSSSISREVVFFDIEWANTPDEKADLLLSYKTLQHYRHYLKSARRYRPHLLSETEERLLVDISPAGRSAWTKLFDKVLAFKRFGKNGRTQEEVLADLYSPERGKRKDAAAEFTEGLRDECHVIVHIFNTILADKMIEDRLRRYPDWISSMNLANEIDAETVGALVEAVIGRYDLVSRYYKIKRSLLGLEVLYDYDRYAPVAALPRSEISWSGCKDIVLEAFGRFSSDILRLARRFFDEGWIHAPIVSGKIGGAFAHPTVPDAHPYVLVNYSGNLRDVETVAHELGHGVHQVLAGQVGFFNSRTPLVLAETASVFGEMLVFKDMMKKISARDERLGLVCSKIESIFATVFRQIAMNRFEDAIHNHRRKAGELSLEDFCTLWLKTQREMFQDGLVLTDDYGLWWSYIGHFLHAPGYVYAYAFGELLVLSLYALYEDGFPGFVDRYLELLASGGSKSPYELLEPFGVDIRDPAFWRKGLGVIDEMIDEVEALA